In one Drosophila pseudoobscura strain MV-25-SWS-2005 chromosome X, UCI_Dpse_MV25, whole genome shotgun sequence genomic region, the following are encoded:
- the Fas2 gene encoding fasciclin-2 isoform X7, translated as MGEPLRTPSLPLVWATLLLCSCSLIELSHADLVPSLEILPMQEVQRKPVGKSLILTCRPTVPEPALVADLQWKDNMNNTILPKPPNYDPLYDSKGNRRKATGRNQPPMYTETLPGESLALMISSLTVEMGGKYYCTASYANTEILETSVTITTYVAITWTNAPENQYPTLGQDYVVMCEVKADPNPTIDWLRNGDPIRTGDKYVVQTHGLLIHDVQETDEGIYTCRAAVIDTGELLERTIRVEVFIQPVIVHLPPTLEAIEGKPFAANCTATGKPVPEISWIRDATQLNVATADRFQVNPQTGLVTINSVREDDYGTYTCLAKNKAGVVDQKTKLNVLVRPAIYELYNVTGGRTKEIAITCRAKGRPAPAITFRRWGTQEEYSPGVQVDDERIVLERYFDEDRGESSGTLRIANAERTDDGLYQCIARNKGADAYKTGHITVEFGPDFSQMKDLPPVFTWDQRKANLSCLAMGIPNATIEWHWNGRKIKELYDTNLKIVGTGPRSDLIVHPVTRQYYSAYKCIATNIHGTAEHDMQLKEARVPEFVSAAVPRQLTATTITFDIRGPPTELGLPILAFSVQYKEALNPDWSTAYNRSWSPDSPYIVEGLRPQTEYSFRFAARNQVGLGNWGVNQKQSTPRRSAPEEPKPLHNPVQHDKEEPVVVSPYSDHFELRWGVPADNGEPIDRYQIKYCPGMKISGAWTELENSCNTVNVVETTSYEMTDLNGNTYYRIELKAHNAIGYSSPASIIMKTTRDNPHPRKQKGGQAVAVAAPPLVLLLSTACALLLLLPTTTA; from the exons AGCTGAGCCACGCGGATCTGGTGCCCAGTCTAGAGATCCTTCCGATGCAGGAGGTCCAGCGCAAGCCGGTGGGCAAGTCCCTGATCCTCACCTGCCGACCGACAGTGCCGGAGCCAGCCCTGGTGGCCGATCTGCAGTGGAAGGACAACATGAACAACACCATTCTGCCCAAGCC GCCCAATTATGATCCACTGTACGATTCCAAGGGGAATAGAAGGAAAGC AACGGGACGGAACCAGCCACCGATGTACACGGAGACGCTGCCCGGCGAGAGCCTCGCTTTGATGATTTCCTCGCTGACGGTGGAGATGGGCGGCAAGTACTACTGCACTGCGTCCTATGCAAATACAGAAATTCTCGAGACGAGCGTCACAATTACAACTTATG TTGCCATTACATGGACAAATGCCCCAGAAAATCAGTATCCGACATTGGGCCAAGATTACGTGGTCATGTGCGAGGTGAAGGCTGATCCCAATCCGACTATTGACTGGCTACGCAACGGAGATCCG ATCCGCACTGGCGACAAATATGTGGTGCAGACCCATGGCCTGCTCATCCATGATGTTCAGGAGACGGACGAGGGTATCTACACGTGCCGGGCGGCTGTCATCGATACGGGAGAGCTGTTGGAGCGTACCATTCGCGTGGAGGTCTTCATCCAGCCGGTAATTGTCCACCTGCCGCCAACCCTGGAGGCCATCGAGGGAAAACCCTTTGCTGCCAATTGCACAGCGACCGGGAAGCCAGTGCCCGAGATCAGCTGGATCCGGGATGCCACACAGCTAAATGTTGCCACCGCCGATCGCTTCCAAGTCAACCCACAGACGGGCCTGGTCACAATCAATTCGGTGCGGGAGGACGACTACGGAACCTACACCTGTCTGGCCAAGAACAAGGCTGGAGTTGTGGATCAGAAGACCAAGCTGAATGTGCTGGTGCGCCCTGCCATCTACGAGCTGTACAACGTGACTGGCGGCAGGACCAAGGAGATTGCCATTACCTGTCGGGCCAAGGGACGTCCCGCACCGGCCATTACCTTCCGCCGTTGGGGCACCCAGGAGGAATACTCGCCCGGCGTTCAGGTCGACGATGAGCGGATTGTTTTGGAGCGATACTTTGACGAGGATCGCGGCGAGAGCTCTGGCACCTTGCGCATCGCCAACGCGGAGAGGACGGACGACGGCCTGTATCAGTGCATTGCAAGGAACAAGGGCGCCGATGCCTATAAGACGGGACACATCACGGTAGAGTTTGGGCCGGACTTTAGCCAGATGAAGGACCTGCCGCCGGTGTTCACGTGGGACCAGCGCAAGGCAAACCTCAGCTGCCTGGCCATGGGCATCCCGAACGCCACCATCGAATGGCACTGGAATGGCCGCAAGATCAAGGAGCTGTACGACACGAACCTCAAGATCGTAGGCACCGGACCCCGCAGCGACCTTATCGTCCATCCCGTGACCCGACAGTACTACTCCGCCTACAAGTGCATTGCGACCAATATTCACGGCACCGCCGAGCACGACATGCAGCTGAAGGAGGCCCGCGTGCCGGAGTTCGTATCGGCGGCAGTGCCGCGCCAGTTGACGGCCACCACCATAACCTTTGACATCCGTGGCCCCCCCACCGAACTGGGTCTGCCCATCCTGGCCTTCAGCGTGCAGTACAAGGAGGCCCTCAATCCCGACTGGTCCACGGCATACAACCGCAGCTGGTCCCCCGATTCCCCGTACATTGTCGAGGGTCTGCGTCCCCAGACCGAGTACAGCTTCCGTTTCGCGGCCAGGAACCAGGTGGGTCTCGGCAACTGGGGCGTCAACCAGAAGCAGTCCACGCCCCGTCGCTCAGCACCTGAGGAACCCAAGCCCCTGCACAATCCCGTCCAGCACGACAAGGAGGAGCCCGTCGTCGTCTCGCCCTACTCGGATCACTTTGAGCTGCGCTGGGGAGTGCCCGCCGACAATGGGGAGCCGATCGATCGCTACCAGATCAAGTACTGTCCG GGCATGAAGATCAGTGGAGCTTGGACCGAGCTGGAGAACAGCTGCAATACGGTGAACGTTGTCGAGACCACATCGTATGAGATGACCGACCTCAATGGCAACACGTACTACCGCATCGAGCTGAAGGCGCACAATGCCATCGGCTACTCGTCGCCGGCATCGATCATCATGAAGACGACACGAG